The following coding sequences lie in one Sinorhizobium fredii USDA 257 genomic window:
- a CDS encoding class I SAM-dependent methyltransferase, translating into MSRDALKTLFHPFETGIIDPPGEGERVLFLGAEAGYRLPEGFVAPISAVQPLRPLYRTLEAMRADVSPVVAGEDYDVALVLCGKHKGENEDRIAEALKRTREGALIVVAGSKEDGIQSLRKRIDKFEWNGDHLPKYHGVAFWFTRPEDVADAVHKLAKVPVRVDGLFEAAPGMFSHDRVDAGSELLASRLPKDFTGHAADFGAGWGYLSVMLAQASPGLKGIDLFEADHDALDAARRNMKANAPTTPARFFWHDLTSEDTRDKYDLIVMNPPFHEGHAAEPAIGSAIIKAALKALKQGGRLMLVANRGLPYEQVLAENAKEYGETCRNARFKVLWAKR; encoded by the coding sequence ATGAGCCGCGACGCGCTGAAAACCCTGTTCCACCCGTTCGAAACCGGTATCATCGATCCGCCTGGAGAAGGCGAGCGTGTACTCTTTCTCGGTGCCGAGGCGGGCTACCGGCTGCCCGAGGGCTTCGTGGCACCGATTTCCGCCGTGCAGCCCCTGCGGCCGCTCTATCGCACCCTGGAGGCGATGCGGGCCGATGTGAGCCCTGTCGTTGCGGGCGAGGACTATGACGTCGCTCTGGTGCTCTGCGGCAAACACAAGGGCGAGAACGAGGATCGAATCGCCGAGGCGCTGAAGCGCACACGCGAAGGCGCCCTCATCGTCGTTGCCGGCAGCAAGGAAGACGGCATCCAGTCTCTGAGGAAGCGCATCGACAAATTCGAATGGAACGGCGACCATCTGCCGAAGTACCACGGCGTCGCCTTCTGGTTCACCCGGCCGGAGGATGTGGCCGATGCCGTTCACAAACTCGCCAAGGTTCCGGTGCGGGTGGACGGCCTCTTCGAGGCAGCACCAGGCATGTTTTCGCATGATCGCGTCGACGCCGGCTCGGAACTTCTCGCCTCGCGCCTGCCGAAGGACTTCACCGGCCATGCGGCCGACTTCGGCGCCGGCTGGGGTTATCTCTCGGTGATGCTGGCGCAGGCATCACCCGGGCTCAAGGGAATCGATCTGTTCGAGGCCGATCATGATGCACTGGACGCGGCGCGCCGCAACATGAAGGCGAACGCACCCACGACGCCGGCCCGGTTCTTTTGGCATGACCTGACGAGCGAGGATACCCGCGACAAATACGACCTGATCGTCATGAATCCGCCCTTCCACGAGGGGCATGCCGCTGAGCCGGCGATCGGGTCGGCGATCATCAAGGCGGCCCTGAAGGCGCTGAAGCAGGGCGGCAGGCTCATGCTCGTCGCAAATCGCGGCCTGCCCTACGAGCAGGTTTTGGCAGAGAACGCCAAGGAGTATGGCGAGACCTGCCGCAATGCGCGCTTCAAGGTGCTGTGGGCGAAGCGGTAA
- a CDS encoding trimeric intracellular cation channel family protein — MPILEILDYAGVAVFAATGALSASRKQLDIIGYLFLASVTGIGGGTMRDVILGATPVFWVLNPAYLIVCACAGLLVFLTSHRFESRYRMLVWLDAVGLSAYCVMGAAKGLAATGSPTVAIVTGMLTATFGGILRDLLAGEPSVLLRPEIYVTAALVGASAFVLATLAGLPLAASSALGVAAAFAVRGGAIRYGWTLPTGKAGPGRDPDEVM; from the coding sequence ATGCCGATCCTCGAAATCCTCGACTATGCCGGTGTCGCCGTCTTTGCCGCGACCGGCGCGCTTTCGGCCTCGCGCAAGCAGCTCGACATCATCGGCTACCTGTTCCTGGCATCCGTCACCGGCATCGGCGGCGGTACCATGCGCGACGTGATCCTCGGCGCGACCCCGGTTTTCTGGGTGCTCAACCCGGCCTATCTGATCGTTTGCGCTTGCGCCGGGCTGCTGGTGTTCCTGACCTCGCACCGTTTCGAGTCGCGCTACCGGATGCTCGTCTGGCTCGATGCGGTCGGGCTTTCGGCCTATTGCGTGATGGGCGCGGCTAAGGGGCTGGCGGCGACCGGCTCGCCGACTGTCGCGATAGTGACGGGCATGCTTACAGCGACCTTCGGCGGCATCCTGCGCGATCTCTTGGCCGGCGAGCCGTCGGTGCTGCTGCGGCCGGAAATCTACGTCACCGCGGCGCTTGTCGGCGCCAGCGCCTTCGTGCTGGCGACGCTCGCCGGCCTGCCACTTGCTGCGAGCTCGGCGCTTGGTGTCGCCGCTGCCTTTGCGGTGCGCGGCGGGGCGATTCGATACGGCTGGACGCTGCCGACCGGCAAGGCCGGGCCGGGCCGGGATCCGGACGAGGTGATGTAA
- the fabB gene encoding beta-ketoacyl-ACP synthase I translates to MRRVVVTGLGIVSSIGNNADEVTASLRETKSGITFSPDFAEHGFKCQVWGQPTLDPTDLVDRRAMRFLSQAGAWNHVAMKQAIADAGLEAVDITNERTGIIMGSGGASTRTIYEAAEITRKNNSPKRIGPFAVPKAMSSTASATLATWFQIHGVNYSISSACSTSAHCIGNAAEMIQWGKQDVMFAGGHEDLDWTMSNLFDAMGAMSSKYNDTPSSASRAYDVDRDGFVIAGGAGVLVLEELERAKARGAKIYAEIVGYGATSDGYDMVAPSGEGAVRCMRQALSTVKGDVDYINTHGTSTPVGDQKEIGAIREVFGEKMPHIQSTKSLTGHSLGAAGVQESIYGLLMMQEGFIGESAHIDTLDPEFEGVPIVRKRIDNAKIDTVLSNSFGFGGTNATLVFQRYNG, encoded by the coding sequence ATGAGACGGGTTGTTGTAACGGGCCTCGGCATCGTTTCCTCGATCGGTAACAATGCCGACGAAGTCACCGCGTCGTTGCGCGAAACAAAATCGGGCATTACATTTTCCCCGGATTTCGCCGAGCATGGCTTCAAGTGCCAGGTCTGGGGCCAGCCGACACTCGACCCGACTGACCTCGTCGACAGGCGCGCCATGCGCTTCCTGTCGCAGGCCGGCGCCTGGAATCATGTGGCGATGAAGCAGGCGATCGCCGATGCCGGCCTCGAAGCCGTCGACATCACCAACGAGCGCACCGGCATCATCATGGGCTCCGGCGGCGCCTCGACGCGTACGATCTACGAGGCCGCCGAAATCACCCGCAAGAACAACAGCCCCAAGCGCATCGGTCCCTTCGCGGTGCCGAAGGCAATGTCCTCGACGGCGTCCGCAACGCTTGCCACCTGGTTCCAGATCCACGGCGTCAACTATTCGATCTCGTCGGCCTGCTCGACCTCGGCGCATTGCATCGGCAATGCCGCGGAAATGATCCAATGGGGCAAGCAGGACGTGATGTTCGCCGGCGGTCACGAGGACCTCGATTGGACGATGTCGAACCTCTTCGACGCCATGGGCGCCATGTCCTCCAAGTATAACGACACGCCGTCCTCCGCCTCGCGCGCCTATGACGTCGACCGCGACGGCTTCGTGATCGCCGGCGGCGCCGGCGTCCTCGTGCTCGAGGAACTGGAGCGCGCCAAGGCCCGTGGCGCCAAGATCTACGCCGAGATCGTCGGCTATGGCGCGACCTCCGACGGCTACGACATGGTCGCCCCCTCCGGCGAAGGCGCGGTCCGCTGCATGCGCCAGGCGCTCTCCACGGTGAAGGGCGATGTCGACTACATCAACACGCACGGAACCTCGACGCCGGTCGGCGACCAGAAGGAAATCGGCGCCATCCGCGAGGTCTTCGGCGAGAAGATGCCGCATATCCAGTCGACCAAGTCGCTGACCGGCCATTCGCTGGGCGCGGCCGGCGTGCAGGAATCGATCTACGGCCTTCTGATGATGCAAGAAGGCTTCATCGGCGAAAGCGCCCATATCGACACGCTCGATCCCGAATTCGAAGGCGTGCCGATCGTCCGAAAGCGCATCGACAACGCCAAAATCGACACGGTTCTCTCGAACTCCTTCGGCTTTGGCGGCACCAACGCGACGCTCGTCTTCCAGCGCTATAACGGATAA
- a CDS encoding sensor histidine kinase, protein MLKTPERSEGEVSSGGLQAVAAFVRQYVRRPFSFYLLSLLFIAIVPSFIFSFVIVKRSVDAQEQVVISLLKASTGSITRIVEREVEGMMTTLKVLSTSGAVDLRNMRGFYDRASSALSGTHSNLIVADSAQNMQMSTGVPFGTLLGRASDPEIDLALESSGTLVSGVFFANTSKSWVFNVYLPINGPDGQRYLLGLTQDAARMAKAVNRDTLSPGWNAALVDGRGKVIASSDPSARSGEAFFLDELPQISIGVSDVNEHGVDYRVVSEFSLITGWRIVAWAPREIVDAPILWSFLWLSLGGIIFASIAIAGSLIIARLLTQGVKLLALDARRLGGGEMIEPRRYVITEVEAVSAALARAAAARTRAEAEIRLLMREVAHRSKNQLTVIQSMLAQSAASSEDTSEFVDAFRKRLAGLARSTDLMIANAAMGVDFRELAEDQLQPFAPDDPDRIVLDGPSLRLDTQMAQTLGMVLHELATNAIKHGALANATGAIKLEWSVSPGTITIRWRETGADLVELAQAPRRGFGSVVIERMLGMALRAELDRTMHADGIEWHIRIPRGGEARSGAGD, encoded by the coding sequence ATGCTCAAAACGCCAGAGAGAAGTGAGGGCGAGGTCTCATCCGGCGGCCTGCAGGCCGTTGCGGCTTTTGTCCGCCAGTATGTTCGCAGGCCATTCAGCTTCTATCTGCTCTCGCTGCTCTTCATCGCGATCGTCCCTTCCTTCATCTTTTCGTTCGTCATCGTGAAGCGAAGCGTCGACGCGCAGGAGCAGGTCGTCATCTCGCTGCTCAAAGCCTCGACCGGATCCATCACGCGGATCGTCGAGCGTGAGGTCGAGGGCATGATGACCACGCTCAAGGTCCTGTCGACCTCCGGAGCTGTCGATCTCCGCAACATGCGCGGTTTTTACGACCGCGCCTCGAGCGCATTGTCGGGCACCCATTCCAATCTGATCGTCGCAGACAGCGCCCAGAATATGCAGATGAGCACCGGCGTGCCTTTTGGCACGCTGCTCGGGCGGGCATCCGATCCGGAAATCGACCTTGCCCTCGAAAGCAGCGGAACGCTCGTTTCGGGCGTCTTCTTCGCCAACACCAGCAAGAGTTGGGTCTTCAACGTCTATCTGCCGATAAACGGTCCGGACGGACAACGGTATCTGTTGGGCCTGACCCAGGACGCCGCTCGCATGGCGAAGGCCGTCAATCGGGACACGCTCTCACCAGGTTGGAATGCCGCACTGGTCGACGGCAGGGGCAAGGTCATCGCTTCGTCGGATCCCTCGGCCCGGTCCGGTGAAGCGTTTTTTCTGGACGAGCTCCCTCAGATCAGCATCGGCGTCAGCGATGTCAACGAGCATGGCGTGGACTACCGTGTCGTCTCGGAATTCTCGCTAATCACCGGCTGGCGCATCGTTGCCTGGGCACCGCGTGAGATCGTCGATGCGCCGATCCTGTGGTCGTTTCTCTGGCTGTCGCTCGGTGGCATCATTTTTGCCAGCATTGCCATCGCCGGTTCGTTAATCATCGCGCGTCTGCTGACACAAGGGGTCAAGCTGCTCGCGCTCGACGCGCGGCGCCTCGGCGGCGGCGAAATGATCGAGCCACGTCGCTACGTCATCACCGAAGTCGAGGCCGTGTCGGCGGCGCTTGCCCGCGCGGCGGCGGCTCGAACCAGGGCCGAGGCGGAAATCCGACTCCTTATGCGGGAGGTGGCACACCGCTCGAAGAACCAGCTGACCGTCATCCAGTCGATGCTGGCCCAATCCGCCGCGTCGAGCGAGGATACGTCGGAATTCGTCGACGCGTTCCGCAAACGGCTCGCGGGCCTCGCCCGCTCGACCGATCTGATGATTGCCAATGCAGCGATGGGCGTGGATTTCCGCGAGCTTGCCGAGGACCAGCTTCAGCCCTTTGCCCCCGACGATCCGGACCGGATCGTGCTTGACGGTCCAAGCCTGCGGTTGGACACGCAAATGGCGCAGACGCTCGGCATGGTGCTTCACGAACTCGCGACGAACGCGATCAAGCATGGCGCACTCGCCAATGCGACAGGCGCGATCAAGCTCGAGTGGTCGGTTTCGCCGGGAACGATCACCATCCGCTGGCGTGAGACGGGTGCGGATCTCGTCGAGCTGGCTCAGGCGCCCCGGAGAGGCTTCGGATCGGTGGTGATCGAGCGCATGCTCGGCATGGCCTTGCGCGCCGAACTCGACAGAACGATGCACGCTGACGGTATCGAGTGGCACATCCGCATTCCACGTGGCGGCGAGGCTCGAAGCGGCGCGGGCGATTGA
- the irrA gene encoding iron response transcriptional regulator IrrA, with product MTKATEMSSQERLRNSGLRPTRQRMALADLIFAKGDRHLTVEELHEEAVEAGVPVSLATVYNTLHQFTEAGMIRVLAVESAKTYFDTNVSDHHHFFIEGQNEVLDIPVSNIQIGNLPEPPEGMEISHVDVVVRLRRKTQR from the coding sequence ATGACGAAAGCAACGGAAATGTCTTCGCAGGAGAGGCTGCGCAATTCGGGACTGCGCCCGACCCGGCAGCGGATGGCGCTCGCCGATCTGATTTTCGCCAAGGGCGACCGCCATCTGACGGTCGAGGAATTGCACGAGGAAGCGGTCGAGGCCGGTGTCCCGGTGTCGCTCGCGACGGTCTACAACACGCTGCATCAGTTCACCGAAGCCGGCATGATCCGCGTTCTCGCCGTCGAGAGCGCCAAGACCTATTTCGACACGAATGTCTCGGATCACCATCATTTCTTCATCGAGGGCCAGAACGAGGTCCTCGATATTCCGGTGAGCAACATCCAGATCGGCAATCTCCCGGAGCCGCCGGAAGGCATGGAGATCTCCCATGTCGACGTCGTGGTCCGGCTGCGCCGCAAGACGCAGCGCTAA
- the rbfA gene encoding 30S ribosome-binding factor RbfA, which produces MTRSTSSAPSQRMLRVGEQVRAAITQVLQRGEVRDPLIEKTVVSISEVRMSPDLKIATAYVTPLGVADHAAIIEALNKHAKFIRGRLGPQLRQMKYMPDVRFRDDTSFDNYQKIDALLRSPEVSRDLDPDTDDEE; this is translated from the coding sequence ATGACCAGATCCACATCCTCCGCTCCGTCCCAGCGCATGCTGCGCGTCGGCGAACAGGTGCGCGCCGCGATCACCCAGGTCCTGCAGCGCGGCGAAGTGCGCGACCCGCTGATCGAGAAGACGGTGGTTTCGATTTCCGAAGTGCGCATGTCGCCCGATCTGAAGATCGCCACCGCCTATGTGACGCCGCTTGGGGTCGCCGATCATGCGGCGATCATCGAGGCGCTGAACAAGCATGCGAAATTCATCCGCGGCCGCCTCGGGCCGCAGCTCCGGCAGATGAAGTACATGCCGGACGTTCGCTTCCGGGATGACACCAGCTTTGACAATTACCAGAAGATCGACGCGCTGCTGCGCTCGCCGGAAGTCAGCCGTGACCTCGATCCCGACACCGACGACGAAGAATAA
- the fabA gene encoding 3-hydroxyacyl-[acyl-carrier-protein] dehydratase FabA, protein MTTRQSSFSYEEILTCGRGEMFGPGNAQLPLPPMLMFNRITEISETGGPHDKGYVRAEFDITPDLWFFPCHFMGDPVMPGCLGLDAMWQLTGFFLGWLGEPGKGRALSTGEVKFTGMVTPKTKLVEYGIDFKRVMRGRLVLGIADGWMKSDGETIYKATDLRVGLFQEKAD, encoded by the coding sequence ATGACCACCAGGCAATCCAGCTTCAGCTATGAGGAAATCCTGACCTGCGGCCGAGGCGAAATGTTTGGCCCCGGCAATGCGCAGCTGCCGCTGCCGCCGATGCTGATGTTCAACCGCATCACCGAGATTTCGGAAACCGGCGGCCCCCACGACAAAGGCTATGTGCGCGCCGAGTTCGACATCACCCCGGACCTCTGGTTCTTCCCGTGCCACTTCATGGGCGATCCGGTGATGCCGGGCTGCCTCGGCCTCGACGCCATGTGGCAATTGACCGGCTTCTTCCTCGGCTGGCTCGGCGAGCCCGGCAAGGGTCGCGCCCTTTCGACCGGCGAGGTCAAGTTCACGGGCATGGTGACGCCGAAGACCAAGCTGGTCGAATACGGCATCGACTTCAAGCGGGTGATGCGCGGCCGGCTGGTCCTCGGCATTGCCGACGGCTGGATGAAGTCCGACGGCGAAACGATCTACAAGGCTACCGACCTCAGGGTCGGCCTTTTCCAGGAAAAGGCCGATTGA
- the pnp gene encoding polyribonucleotide nucleotidyltransferase translates to MFETHKVEIEWAGRPLKLETGKIARQADGAVLATYGETVVLATVVSAKAPKPGQDFFPLTVNYQEKTYAAGKIPGGYFKREGRPSENETLVSRLIDRPIRPLFPEGYKNDTQVIITVMQHDLENNPDVVSMVAASAALTLSGIPFMGPIGGARVGYINGEYVLNPHLDEMEESSLDLVVAGTQEAVLMVESEAKELPEDVMLGAVVFGQKGFQPVIDAIIKLAEVAAKEPREFDPEDHSALENAMLSIAEDELRNAYKITEKAARYAAVDAVKAKVKEHFLPEGIENPAHSAEEIASVFKHLQAKIVRWNILDTKSRIDGRDLETVRPIVSEVGLLPRTHGSALFTRGETQAIVVATLGTGEDEQYVDSLTGMYKERFMLHYNFPPFSVGETGRMGSPGRREIGHGKLAWRAIRPMLPEAEQFPYTLRVVSEITESNGSSSMATVCGTSLALMDAGVPLAKPVAGIAMGLIKEEDRFAVLSDILGDEDHLGDMDFKVAGTEAGITSLQMDIKIEGITEEIMGVALNQAKGGRLHILGEMAKAISESRGQLGEFAPRIEVMNIPVDKIREVIGSGGKVIREIVEKTGAKINIEDDGTVKIASSSGKEIEAARKWIHSIVAEPEVGQIYEGTVVKTADFGAFVNFFGARDGLVHISQLASERVAKTTDVVKEGDKVWVKLMGFDERGKVRLSMKVVDQATGKEVVAEKSDKKDGGEAAE, encoded by the coding sequence ATGTTCGAGACCCACAAGGTAGAAATCGAATGGGCTGGGCGTCCGCTCAAGCTCGAAACCGGCAAGATCGCCCGTCAAGCCGACGGCGCCGTTCTCGCCACTTACGGCGAAACCGTCGTGCTCGCCACGGTGGTTTCCGCCAAGGCACCGAAGCCCGGTCAGGATTTCTTCCCGCTGACCGTCAACTATCAGGAAAAGACCTATGCCGCCGGCAAGATCCCCGGCGGCTATTTCAAGCGTGAAGGCCGCCCAAGCGAGAACGAGACGCTCGTCTCGCGCCTGATCGACCGGCCGATCCGCCCGCTCTTCCCCGAGGGCTACAAGAACGACACCCAGGTGATCATCACGGTCATGCAGCATGACCTGGAAAACAACCCGGACGTCGTCTCGATGGTCGCAGCCTCCGCGGCGCTGACCCTCTCCGGCATTCCCTTCATGGGCCCGATCGGCGGAGCCCGCGTCGGCTACATCAACGGCGAATACGTGCTCAACCCGCACCTCGACGAAATGGAAGAATCCTCGCTGGATCTCGTCGTCGCCGGCACGCAGGAAGCCGTGCTGATGGTCGAATCCGAGGCCAAGGAGTTGCCGGAAGACGTCATGCTCGGCGCCGTCGTTTTCGGCCAGAAGGGCTTCCAGCCGGTGATCGACGCGATCATCAAGCTCGCCGAAGTTGCCGCCAAGGAGCCGCGCGAGTTCGATCCGGAAGACCACTCCGCTCTTGAAAATGCCATGCTGTCGATCGCCGAAGACGAGCTGCGCAACGCCTACAAGATCACCGAGAAGGCTGCCCGCTACGCCGCCGTCGACGCCGTCAAGGCGAAGGTCAAGGAACATTTTCTGCCGGAAGGCATCGAGAACCCGGCCCATTCGGCCGAGGAAATCGCCTCTGTCTTCAAGCACCTGCAGGCCAAGATCGTTCGCTGGAACATCCTCGACACCAAGAGCCGCATCGACGGCCGCGATCTCGAAACCGTACGTCCGATCGTCTCGGAAGTCGGTCTTCTGCCGCGTACCCACGGCTCGGCGCTCTTCACCCGCGGTGAAACCCAGGCGATCGTCGTTGCCACGCTCGGCACCGGCGAAGACGAACAGTATGTCGACAGCCTGACCGGCATGTACAAAGAACGCTTCATGCTGCACTACAACTTCCCGCCCTTCTCGGTCGGTGAAACCGGTCGCATGGGCTCCCCGGGCCGCCGCGAAATCGGTCACGGCAAGCTCGCCTGGCGCGCTATCCGCCCGATGCTGCCGGAAGCCGAGCAGTTCCCCTACACGCTGCGCGTCGTTTCCGAGATCACCGAATCCAACGGCTCGTCGTCGATGGCGACGGTCTGCGGCACCTCGCTGGCGCTGATGGATGCGGGCGTTCCGCTCGCCAAGCCGGTCGCCGGTATCGCCATGGGTCTCATCAAGGAAGAGGACCGCTTCGCCGTCCTCTCCGACATCCTCGGTGACGAAGATCATCTCGGCGACATGGACTTCAAGGTTGCCGGTACCGAAGCCGGCATCACCTCGCTGCAGATGGACATCAAGATCGAGGGCATCACCGAAGAGATCATGGGTGTTGCGCTCAACCAGGCCAAGGGCGGCCGCCTGCACATCCTCGGCGAAATGGCCAAGGCCATCTCCGAGAGCCGCGGCCAGCTCGGCGAGTTTGCGCCGCGCATCGAGGTCATGAACATTCCGGTCGACAAGATCCGCGAAGTCATCGGCTCAGGCGGCAAGGTCATCCGCGAAATCGTCGAGAAGACCGGCGCCAAGATCAACATCGAAGACGACGGCACCGTCAAGATCGCGTCCTCGTCCGGCAAGGAGATCGAAGCCGCCCGCAAGTGGATCCACTCGATCGTCGCTGAGCCGGAAGTCGGCCAGATCTACGAAGGCACGGTCGTCAAGACCGCCGATTTCGGCGCCTTCGTCAATTTCTTCGGCGCCCGCGACGGCCTCGTCCACATTTCGCAGCTCGCCTCCGAGCGCGTCGCCAAGACCACCGACGTCGTCAAGGAAGGCGACAAGGTCTGGGTCAAGCTGATGGGCTTCGACGAGCGCGGCAAGGTCCGCCTCTCCATGAAGGTCGTCGACCAGGCGACCGGCAAGGAGGTCGTCGCCGAAAAGTCCGATAAGAAGGACGGCGGCGAAGCGGCCGAATAA
- the truB gene encoding tRNA pseudouridine(55) synthase TruB yields MSKPRKPKGRPISGWLILDKPLDFGSTEAVSKIKWLFKAQKAGHAGTLDPLASGLLPIALGDATKTVPYVMDGRKIYEFTVAWGEERSTDDLEGEVARSSAERPSEEAIRALLPKYTGVIAQVPPQFSAIKIDGERAYDLARDGETVEIPAREVEVFRLALIGCTPHLAHFEIECGKGTYVRSLARDMGRDLGCFGHIASLRRTFVAPFGEEDMVALADLVALEKIEDDAERLAALDDYLIDTGEALSDLPHVAVSDDQAHRLRMGNPIILRGRDAPLPAPEVYATARGKLVAIGEVAEGEFRPKRVFAGH; encoded by the coding sequence ATGTCCAAGCCGCGTAAACCCAAGGGCCGCCCGATCTCGGGCTGGCTGATCCTCGACAAGCCGCTCGATTTCGGCTCCACCGAGGCGGTGTCCAAGATCAAGTGGCTGTTCAAGGCGCAAAAGGCCGGCCATGCCGGCACACTCGATCCGCTGGCCTCCGGCCTGCTGCCGATCGCGCTCGGCGATGCCACGAAAACCGTTCCCTATGTCATGGACGGTCGCAAGATCTACGAATTCACGGTGGCCTGGGGCGAAGAACGCTCGACCGACGACCTCGAGGGCGAGGTCGCTCGCTCATCCGCCGAACGTCCGAGCGAGGAGGCGATCCGTGCCCTGCTGCCGAAATATACCGGCGTTATCGCGCAGGTGCCGCCACAGTTTTCCGCAATCAAGATCGATGGCGAGCGCGCCTATGATCTCGCGCGCGATGGCGAGACCGTCGAGATTCCAGCGCGCGAGGTGGAGGTCTTCCGCCTCGCTCTGATCGGCTGCACGCCGCATCTCGCCCATTTCGAGATCGAATGCGGCAAGGGCACCTATGTCCGTTCGCTCGCCCGCGACATGGGCCGCGATCTCGGCTGCTTCGGCCATATCGCTTCACTCCGTCGCACCTTCGTTGCCCCCTTCGGCGAGGAGGACATGGTCGCGCTCGCCGATCTCGTGGCGCTGGAGAAGATCGAGGACGATGCGGAACGACTTGCCGCCCTCGACGATTATCTGATCGATACCGGCGAGGCGCTTTCCGACCTGCCGCATGTTGCGGTGAGCGACGATCAGGCGCATCGGCTCAGGATGGGCAACCCGATCATCCTGCGCGGCCGGGACGCGCCGCTGCCGGCCCCCGAAGTGTACGCGACCGCGCGGGGCAAACTCGTCGCGATCGGTGAAGTGGCAGAAGGCGAATTTCGACCGAAGCGTGTGTTCGCTGGCCATTGA
- the rpsO gene encoding 30S ribosomal protein S15 — protein MSITAERKAQLIKEFATIEGDTGSPEVQVALLTERINNLTEHFKDHKKDNHSRRGLLAMVSSRRSLLDYLKKKDEARYSKLIGALGIRR, from the coding sequence ATGTCGATCACTGCAGAGCGCAAGGCTCAGCTTATCAAGGAATTTGCAACCATCGAAGGCGACACCGGTTCTCCGGAAGTCCAGGTTGCACTCCTGACGGAACGGATCAACAACCTGACCGAACACTTCAAGGACCACAAGAAGGACAACCATTCCCGCCGTGGTCTTCTCGCGATGGTTTCCAGCCGCCGTTCGCTCCTCGACTATCTGAAGAAGAAAGACGAAGCGCGCTACAGCAAGCTGATCGGTGCCCTCGGCATCCGTCGCTAA
- the fabI gene encoding enoyl-ACP reductase FabI, with amino-acid sequence MNGLMNGKRGLIMGVANNHSIAWGISKALASQGAELAFTYQGEALGKRVKPLAAEVNSDFLLPCDVEDIASVDAVIDAIKEHWGKLDFIVHAIGFSDKSELKGLYADTTRENFSRTMVISCFSFTEIAKRAAGLMSDGGTMLTLTYGGSMRVMPNYNVMGVAKAALEASVRYLAADYGTRGIRVNAISAGPIRTLAGAGISDARAMLSWQQKNSPLRRTVTIEDVGNSALYLLSDLSRGVTGEIHYVDSGYNITSMPALDTLRSADAE; translated from the coding sequence ATGAACGGATTGATGAACGGGAAGCGCGGCCTCATCATGGGTGTGGCCAACAACCATTCCATTGCTTGGGGGATCTCAAAGGCACTCGCGAGCCAAGGCGCTGAACTCGCCTTCACCTATCAGGGCGAGGCGCTCGGCAAGCGCGTCAAGCCGCTTGCCGCAGAGGTGAATTCCGACTTCCTGCTGCCCTGCGACGTCGAAGACATCGCCTCCGTCGATGCCGTCATCGACGCGATCAAGGAGCACTGGGGTAAGCTCGATTTCATCGTCCATGCCATCGGCTTTTCCGACAAGAGCGAACTCAAGGGACTCTATGCGGACACGACGCGGGAGAATTTCAGCCGCACCATGGTGATCTCCTGCTTCTCCTTCACCGAGATCGCCAAGCGGGCCGCCGGCCTCATGAGCGATGGCGGCACGATGCTGACGCTGACCTATGGCGGCTCTATGCGGGTGATGCCGAACTACAATGTCATGGGCGTGGCCAAGGCGGCGCTCGAGGCGTCGGTGCGCTATCTCGCAGCCGACTACGGCACGCGCGGCATCCGCGTCAACGCCATCTCCGCCGGGCCGATCCGGACGCTCGCCGGCGCCGGCATCTCGGATGCGCGCGCCATGCTCTCCTGGCAGCAGAAGAACTCGCCGCTCCGCCGCACGGTGACGATCGAGGATGTCGGCAACTCGGCTCTCTACCTGCTATCCGATCTTTCCCGCGGCGTCACCGGCGAGATCCACTATGTGGATTCCGGCTACAACATCACCTCCATGCCAGCGCTCGATACGCTCAGAAGCGCAGACGCCGAATAG